In Desulfomonile tiedjei, the DNA window TTTTATTAAGAAGGGCGATAAACTCTTCGGTGTCAAACAGAAGAAGGTTTGCTGCCGCCCATGGCCTCGCAATGGGATCTCATGCTGGTACGCCGCCGAGAACCCTCATGGATTCGCGAAAGTCCGGTCACAGAGCTACCGTATGAGAGAGCCGCTCACGCGGCAACAATAAATGGGTTTTGTGTCCCCAGAATTCTCCCTTGTCCCCTTTTTCGTGTCGACGCGATTGTTACTCTTCATGTTTGAGTTGATGGATGGCGGTATTTAATGTAAGAAGCGCTGCCTCAAGCCGTTCTTCCACATCTCGTTTAAGCGGTCTGAACGATTCATGGCTTCTATCCGAGAGGCTCTGACACATGTCAGCGAGGGCTATTAATGTCTCTATAACCTCACCAGTTACCTGAGCACCCACTGTGCGTTGCCACAAATCGATCGCTGACTTAGATAGACCAGCTAACTGTTTGTCGCCCCGAAAACGGGCGTTAATTACGGATAGGACACGCCGCTCGGCGGAGACTTTGTTCAAGAAGGAATTGGGCATATTGCTCTCCTGAGATTGTTTGCCCATTCGAGGACAGGTGACGCGAGTACCTGGGAGGCGACAACCCCCGGGTCAAACGGATATACAGTACCGCGGGTCGCTTGGTGTCGCGCAAGCATGGCTCCGCGATATGCATCAATTGGAAGCGGGCAAGCCGTAGGAAGAATGTATGGCGTATATCTAGAGAAGCTTGGCTTTTCCAAGATAATCCATGACGCGGCCATGGCTATGTCTCGAATCGCTGTATACACGATACCGAGTTCGTAGATCAGGCTGTTGGTTTCTGACCGGATTTCCATGAGCGACTCAGCCAACATAAATTCAAGGTCAGAAATATCTGATTGAGCCGAAGTATATGAGGCTGGCGCCCCAAGTCGCTCCAAATAGGACGCACCTTCGAGCGGGAAGATGCGCTGTGCCTCCAGATGAAGATGCCATGCGAATAAGCGCCCTTCACGAAAGTACGACTCGATGATTTCGGGCGAGTAAACGCTCCATGATGCTGGATATTCTGCACGGGCACCCTGCGTCGCGATGACTAGTACATCGACGTCCGAAGTTGGTGATACCTCACCGCGAACCGCGGACCCAAATATATATATTTCGTCATTCACCGCCGAGATAACCTCTTCACCATAATTGCTACAAACAGGCCAATGAGAACGTACCGGGGCACCGCAAGCAGGACACCGTAAGTCATGGGCATCGGCCCACGATATTGGACACCCCAGAAGTGCCCGAGCGCCTCTAGGAAAGATTCTGGGAGCGAGACCCCAGCCGTGTTGCACCAGTAGAAAACAGCCACAACGATAATAACGACAAGACCTGTTAGAGCAACTCGGAAGATGCTTTCCCCATTACCCCAAAGCAATTCCAGGGCTTTCCAGCGTAAGTGCCGCAGTACATGCGCTAAACGGGCTTGTCCTTTATATTTCGCGCGGTAATAGGACTGGTGAGAATAGGCCGCGTTGTAAAGATGTTGGCCTGTCAGTTTCACTTCCATTGCTGCTGCTTTATTTACAGCCTCGTAGTTCCCTATCTGCGCGAAGTTCGTTCGCAACGATCTCACTAGATCGCGAGCAAGGTTTTCTTCACTTGGCAGACAGGTATCCAGGAAGCGCTCATCAAGCAAGGTCTTCTCCCAGATTGTGTACCTAAAATTGCACTTTTCGAACTGTGCTCCTCTAAAATTGCAGTCCTTGATACTGGCCCCCGTAAAATCGCAATTAATGAACCCGCAATTCCTGAAGTAACACGATGTAAGGACGCATTGCCTAAAGACGACATCGGTGAAAACCTTGTCCACGGCATACACTCGGACGAATTCCTTACGGGACAAGTCAGCTTTACTCAAATCAGCGCAAAACTCTTTGTCCTCGATTTTCTCTTTCTTGTTTTCTCGCAGTTCCATTGGTGGTGTTTTCGTTTGTTTAGGGCCAACAATAATCAGGTTGATCCTCACAAAATAAGGAATGTTGCTTTCCCAACCGCACGAAACGCGGCCGGATTGCGTTGCGCTGACCGTTTTATCACGGCGTGTCTTGCGGATCGGCATTCACAATACGGTGTTGTCCGCATGGCACGAATGATTCCCCCCGGTTTCACTGGTACTCGCTTTTGGAACTCTTTATCCTCCTTTATCTTATGTTCTGTCAAATGAATTCATGAAAGCAAGTTCGGTTTCCTGCGACATGCTTATGGGCACGTATGCTTGCCAGGATGTGGATATTCTTCCCCACGTTCATGAATGATGCTTAAATCTCTTTCACGCTCGGCATCTTGATCCGGGATCACGCGATAAATCTTGCGGATTTCCAGGGAAGCGGAGGGGAGGGTGCTCATCATTCCCCCGTCGAAGAGCCTGTGGGAACTCACCAAAGCATGGTATAGTCACCACGTGGCCGGCCCTGGTTATCGGCTGTCATCAGGAAAGCCGCCACCCGGGGGCCTGCGGCCCGGTCTTAGAGGTATGAGATATGGGCAAACAGAAAATCAGCGCCAAGGAACTCTTGAAAGACATCAAGTCGGGCATGGGTGATACGGACCTGATGGAAAAGTACGGCCTTAGTTCCAAAGGTCTCGAATCCGCGTTCAAGAAGCTGCTGGAAGTTGGAGTTCTCGATGCGTCTCTTTTGAAAGGCCGGTCGACTCAGTCCGGACCCATACCAGCCCAGGCCGAGGCTCGACGCGAGCCGGCTCCGGCACCCGAACGCAAAGCCTCAGCACTGCCGAAACTCCCGGAACCGCTCGCTGCGATTGCCGCCGATATCAAGGGCGGCTTGCACGATGCCGAGATCATGCGGCGCCACGACCTGAGTCCGGGTAAGCTGGCGCAAGCAAGGAAAGACCTTATCGAGAGCGGACATTTGGCCGCTGAGGACGTTCGGCAGCAGGAGCCCAAAGGGACCAAGCCATGCCCGTTCTGCCGACAAGAGATTCCGCAGAATGCTCCGCGTTGTGCGCACTGCGGTCAGTGGCTGGACATGAGAGCTGCCAGAGCTGCCGCGGACCCCGGCACCCAACCTCACGATATGTTGCCGCCCGAACGCGGCCGTGATGAAGACAAAGACTGCCCGTGGGAAGAGAGAGAAAACTACGGCACCATGAGCGCCTACATACAAACCGTGACCAGATCTCTCCTTACGCCCACAAGGTTCTTCTCCCGGCTTCCGCCACGCGACGGATACTTCAACCCAATCCTATTTGGGGCCATGTCCGCTGTGGTGAGCGTTGTCCTCGCGTTTCTTTGGTCTAAATTGTTCTTCGGTGGTGGGCTGGGGTTCTTTGCTCTCATCTTCGGGATGGCTTTTGTATTTGTCGGTTCGTTGATTTTCATTCCCATTGCCTTTTTCGTCTGGAGCGGCATGCTCCACGGATTCCTTTACCTTCTCAAAGGTGCGGACGAAGGATTCCAAGCAACGTTTCGGGTTGTCGGGTACGCCTCGGTCACGAACTTGTTTCATGCGATTCCGTTCGTGGGGCAGTTGGCCAGCCTGTGGGGGCTGGTCTTGACGGCTATCGGCCTGAGAGAGATCCACAAGACCACCACAGGCAAGGCCGTGGGAGCAGTTCTAATCTCGGGTGGCATAATTTTGCTCCTGGCATTCGTGGGGGTGCTCAAGGCAGGCTCTGTATGGTCAGCGGCCGCTAAGAGGCAGGCCATGAAGCAGAGCCAATTCGTGGGGCCGCTGCCCGCGGAGGTTTGTGCAGCTGTCGAAGAGTTCGTAGGTCAGGTGGATGGTGCTCAAGGGCTTGACGATCAGGCTGCTCAGGCGCAGATAAACGAAGCCTTCAGAAATCTGAATGGGGCGCTGAAAAGCCTCCCGGATCAGGCCAACCTGAATCCGGTTAGGGGCAAGGCTCTGGCATACGGGCTCTCCAGCCTCGCACAACGAGCTGCGGCCAAGGCCCCGGCCGGAGGGCAAGAAAGGGTTCGAGCAGCAGCCGATCCTGGGAAGCTCCGGCGAGAGCTTCTTGGCATGTGCGGTAAATAACTCCGCGTGGGTCGCTACATAATACGAGTTCGCTTTCAAACGGTGAAGATGATTTATGGTAGTTGCCAAATTTTTGTCAGATTCGAGGCAACTCCATTCCGTCATTCCTGCGGAGGCAGGAATCGTAGGGCCGGCGTCCCTGCCGGCCAAAATGTGCACCGGCACGGAGGCCGGTGCCTACAAGGTTCCCGGCTTCGCGGGAACGACGGGGTGAGCAACGCAGAAATGGCAGGGGGGTCGTTGGGGGCCGGCGGACATCGATTTTGGCAAGTACCATAGGTCCAAATCACCACTGACCTGGTGCCCAGGTCAGTGGCACCCAACAGCCAATCAGGAGCGGCCCTGGGGCGCCACGGTCCACAGCTTGCCCAGGTCTTCACTGGATCTAACAGACTTTTCACTGTTTGAACGCGACCTGGTATAAGGCATCGCAGCGACCGGCTATGGAGCAGGACGGCCAAGTTGCCTTGGGTTTCTCATGGCGCGGATGCCCGTTTCTCCTGGCAGGAATTATCAATGGCCCCGACCATCAACAAGGTCTTTTCGCTGATTCCGAGCTTACTTTGCACAATTTCGCGAGTGGGTGGACCTTACCATGAATAAATACGAGATTGCAGTCATTCCCGGCGACGGTATCGGCAAAGAGGTTGTGCCCGCTGCGCTGCGTGTCCTCGATGCCGTCAATGCCAAGTTCGGGGTTGAGTTCGCTTTGCACGGCTTCGACTGGAGCTGCGAGACCTACAAAGCAACGGGGCGCATGATGCCTGAGGA includes these proteins:
- a CDS encoding YIP1 family protein, with protein sequence MGKQKISAKELLKDIKSGMGDTDLMEKYGLSSKGLESAFKKLLEVGVLDASLLKGRSTQSGPIPAQAEARREPAPAPERKASALPKLPEPLAAIAADIKGGLHDAEIMRRHDLSPGKLAQARKDLIESGHLAAEDVRQQEPKGTKPCPFCRQEIPQNAPRCAHCGQWLDMRAARAAADPGTQPHDMLPPERGRDEDKDCPWEERENYGTMSAYIQTVTRSLLTPTRFFSRLPPRDGYFNPILFGAMSAVVSVVLAFLWSKLFFGGGLGFFALIFGMAFVFVGSLIFIPIAFFVWSGMLHGFLYLLKGADEGFQATFRVVGYASVTNLFHAIPFVGQLASLWGLVLTAIGLREIHKTTTGKAVGAVLISGGIILLLAFVGVLKAGSVWSAAAKRQAMKQSQFVGPLPAEVCAAVEEFVGQVDGAQGLDDQAAQAQINEAFRNLNGALKSLPDQANLNPVRGKALAYGLSSLAQRAAAKAPAGGQERVRAAADPGKLRRELLGMCGK
- a CDS encoding nucleotidyltransferase domain-containing protein; this encodes MNDEIYIFGSAVRGEVSPTSDVDVLVIATQGARAEYPASWSVYSPEIIESYFREGRLFAWHLHLEAQRIFPLEGASYLERLGAPASYTSAQSDISDLEFMLAESLMEIRSETNSLIYELGIVYTAIRDIAMAASWIILEKPSFSRYTPYILPTACPLPIDAYRGAMLARHQATRGTVYPFDPGVVASQVLASPVLEWANNLRRAICPIPS
- a CDS encoding pentapeptide repeat-containing protein, with amino-acid sequence MELRENKKEKIEDKEFCADLSKADLSRKEFVRVYAVDKVFTDVVFRQCVLTSCYFRNCGFINCDFTGASIKDCNFRGAQFEKCNFRYTIWEKTLLDERFLDTCLPSEENLARDLVRSLRTNFAQIGNYEAVNKAAAMEVKLTGQHLYNAAYSHQSYYRAKYKGQARLAHVLRHLRWKALELLWGNGESIFRVALTGLVVIIVVAVFYWCNTAGVSLPESFLEALGHFWGVQYRGPMPMTYGVLLAVPRYVLIGLFVAIMVKRLSRR